One genomic window of Hymenobacter sp. J193 includes the following:
- a CDS encoding DNA methyltransferase, which translates to MTYPDFAARWQKSGGAERANYGLFLQDLCDLLQVPKPDPTTDSPTQDQYVLERAVTFHDGPKKSTGRIDLYKRGCFILETKQGTDSPDSLQKAEKADRAELGLTAEKRRKGHALRGSVKWEQMMQAARQQALGYVRALPPDEPRPLFVLVVDVGYCIDVYSNFAGVGDSFVPFPDQARFRLPLSALADEGTRTLLRGIWLEPRELDPSRRAARVTRELAGYLAGVSAQLERAGHAPEVVAQFLMRCLFTMFAEDVGLIPKTSFTGMLRTYSTPEMREFLPEALTGLWRTMDTGGFSPDLKARLRRFNGKLFHDATALPLTPDQMALLLKAAEADWTEVEPAIFGTLLERALDPKERHSLGAHYTPRRYVERLVLPTVLEPLRREWTAAQAASARRLDEGQPKDARQELVRFLTRLTSLRILDPACGSGNFLYVTLEHLKRLEGEVLAAINAFGQTGLLDLGGGTTVSPRQLLGLELNPRAAAIADVVLRIGYLQWHLRTHGITQLAEPLLDEYQNIRQQDAALRHDAPTPRLDAHGQPVTRWDGVTMKIHPATGIEVPDESAQKPEFDYPNPTTAEWPEADFIVGNPPFIGNKRMKDLLGSGYTNALRKAYAKRVPESADMVMYWWDNAAEALRSGKTERFGFITTNSITQTFNRKVMQRHMEAESNPISLFYAIPDHPWVDAAAGAAVRVAMTVAQPSTAPGTLALVTSETVVDDEEAHDVSLVELPGIINSDLSSGADSTSALGLKANIGISSRGVIPLGMGFVVTPEKAATLGLGEVRGIESHIRPYRNGKDLTSRSRDVMIIDLLGLTEGEVVTRFPKVYQHILENVKPERDVNNDKTIRTNWWLHARGRVDFRPALANLTTRYIATVYVAKHRFFVFVDASVLPDDGLVAIASDDAFVLGVLSSNIHITWALAAGGRMGVGNDPRYNNSRTFDPFPFPAATPTQQARIRELAEQLDAHRKRQQALHPSLTLTDLYNVVEKLRAAQPLSAKDQTVNQQGLASVVLSLHQQLDAAVAEAYHWPAALPDADILQRLVRLNHERAAEEAAGTVRYLRPAYQAPGIEQTKLSLPNATNPDPARSATSPEGNAPQPWPAELAQQMQALRDTLQHAGQPLTTAQVAARFRRLKAEKVQPLLATLAALSLVRQTADGAYSL; encoded by the coding sequence TTGACTTACCCCGACTTCGCCGCCCGCTGGCAGAAATCCGGCGGCGCCGAGCGTGCCAACTACGGCCTCTTCCTGCAAGACCTCTGCGACTTACTTCAGGTCCCCAAGCCCGACCCCACCACCGACTCCCCCACCCAGGACCAGTACGTGCTGGAGCGCGCCGTCACCTTCCACGACGGCCCCAAAAAAAGCACCGGCCGCATCGACCTCTACAAGCGCGGCTGCTTTATCCTGGAAACCAAGCAGGGCACCGACTCCCCCGACTCCCTCCAAAAGGCCGAGAAGGCCGACCGCGCCGAGCTGGGCCTCACCGCCGAGAAGCGCCGCAAGGGCCACGCCCTGCGCGGCTCCGTGAAGTGGGAGCAGATGATGCAGGCCGCCCGCCAGCAGGCCCTGGGCTACGTGCGCGCCCTGCCCCCCGACGAGCCCCGGCCCCTGTTCGTGCTGGTCGTGGACGTGGGCTACTGCATCGATGTGTACTCCAACTTCGCCGGCGTCGGCGACTCCTTCGTGCCCTTCCCCGACCAGGCCCGCTTCCGCCTGCCGCTGTCGGCGCTGGCCGACGAAGGCACCCGCACCCTGCTGCGCGGCATCTGGCTGGAGCCCCGGGAGCTGGACCCCAGCCGCCGCGCCGCCCGCGTGACGCGGGAGCTGGCCGGCTACCTGGCCGGCGTGTCGGCGCAGCTGGAGCGGGCCGGGCACGCCCCCGAGGTGGTGGCCCAGTTCCTGATGCGCTGCCTGTTCACGATGTTTGCCGAGGACGTGGGGCTGATTCCCAAGACCTCCTTCACCGGCATGCTGCGCACCTACTCCACCCCCGAGATGCGCGAGTTTCTGCCCGAGGCCCTCACCGGCCTCTGGCGCACCATGGACACCGGCGGCTTCTCCCCCGACCTCAAGGCCCGCCTGCGCCGCTTCAACGGCAAGCTCTTCCACGACGCCACCGCCCTGCCCCTCACCCCCGACCAGATGGCCCTGCTGCTCAAAGCCGCCGAAGCCGACTGGACCGAGGTAGAGCCCGCCATCTTCGGCACCCTCCTGGAGCGGGCCCTCGACCCCAAGGAGCGCCACAGCCTGGGCGCCCACTACACCCCGCGCCGCTACGTGGAGCGCCTCGTGCTGCCCACCGTGCTCGAACCCCTGCGCCGGGAGTGGACGGCCGCCCAGGCCGCCAGTGCCCGCCGCCTCGACGAAGGCCAGCCCAAGGACGCCCGCCAGGAGCTGGTGCGCTTCCTCACCCGCCTCACCTCGTTGCGCATCCTGGACCCCGCCTGCGGCTCCGGCAACTTCCTCTACGTCACCCTGGAGCACCTCAAGCGCCTCGAAGGCGAGGTGCTGGCCGCCATCAACGCCTTCGGGCAAACCGGCCTGCTCGACCTCGGCGGGGGCACCACCGTGAGCCCGCGGCAGCTGCTGGGCCTGGAGCTGAACCCGCGCGCCGCCGCCATTGCCGACGTGGTGCTGCGCATCGGCTACCTGCAGTGGCACCTGCGCACCCACGGCATCACCCAGCTGGCCGAGCCCCTGCTCGACGAGTACCAGAACATCCGCCAGCAGGACGCCGCCCTGCGCCACGACGCGCCCACGCCCCGCCTCGACGCCCACGGCCAGCCCGTGACCCGCTGGGACGGAGTGACTATGAAGATTCACCCAGCTACAGGCATTGAAGTGCCTGATGAATCGGCTCAAAAGCCGGAGTTCGATTATCCCAATCCCACCACCGCTGAGTGGCCCGAAGCCGACTTTATCGTAGGCAATCCGCCATTCATAGGAAATAAGCGCATGAAGGACTTGCTAGGCTCTGGCTACACCAATGCTTTGCGTAAAGCATATGCGAAGCGCGTTCCTGAATCAGCGGACATGGTAATGTATTGGTGGGATAATGCCGCCGAAGCTTTAAGAAGCGGTAAGACGGAACGGTTCGGATTCATTACTACCAACTCAATTACTCAGACCTTCAATCGAAAGGTCATGCAGCGTCACATGGAAGCTGAGAGTAACCCCATTTCACTATTCTACGCAATTCCTGACCACCCTTGGGTTGATGCCGCAGCAGGAGCGGCAGTTCGTGTTGCGATGACAGTAGCTCAACCTAGCACGGCTCCGGGAACACTAGCTTTAGTTACGAGTGAAACGGTAGTGGATGACGAAGAAGCACATGATGTCAGCTTGGTTGAGTTGCCAGGAATAATAAACTCTGACCTTTCAAGTGGGGCAGATTCCACAAGTGCGCTAGGTCTGAAAGCTAACATAGGCATTAGTAGCAGAGGTGTAATCCCTCTGGGAATGGGATTTGTGGTAACTCCTGAAAAAGCTGCAACACTTGGCTTAGGAGAAGTACGAGGCATCGAAAGTCATATCCGCCCATACAGAAATGGCAAGGATTTAACGTCTCGTTCTAGAGATGTTATGATTATAGACCTCCTCGGTTTAACAGAGGGAGAAGTTGTGACCCGTTTCCCCAAGGTTTATCAGCACATTTTAGAAAATGTGAAGCCTGAAAGAGACGTTAACAACGACAAGACAATCAGAACGAACTGGTGGCTTCACGCAAGAGGAAGGGTGGATTTCAGACCTGCATTAGCGAATTTGACAACGCGGTACATTGCCACTGTTTATGTAGCTAAACACCGATTCTTTGTGTTTGTGGACGCGTCGGTGCTTCCTGATGATGGACTGGTAGCAATTGCTTCTGATGATGCTTTTGTTTTAGGTGTCTTGTCAAGCAATATCCATATTACTTGGGCCTTAGCAGCGGGAGGTAGAATGGGAGTTGGAAACGACCCTCGTTATAATAATTCGCGAACATTCGACCCATTCCCCTTCCCCGCCGCCACGCCCACGCAGCAAGCCCGCATCCGCGAGCTGGCCGAACAGCTCGACGCCCACCGCAAGCGCCAGCAGGCCCTGCATCCCAGCCTCACCCTCACCGACCTCTACAACGTGGTGGAGAAGCTGCGCGCCGCCCAGCCCTTGTCGGCCAAAGACCAGACCGTGAACCAGCAGGGCCTCGCCTCCGTGGTCCTCAGCCTGCACCAGCAGCTCGACGCCGCCGTAGCCGAAGCCTACCACTGGCCCGCCGCCCTCCCCGACGCCGACATCCTCCAGCGCCTCGTCCGCCTCAACCACGAGCGCGCCGCCGAGGAAGCCGCCGGCACCGTCCGCTACCTGCGCCCCGCCTACCAGGCCCCGGGCATTGAGCAGACAAAACTTTCATTGCCAAATGCAACCAATCCCGACCCAGCCCGGTCAGCCACTTCACCGGAGGGAAACGCCCCCCAGCCCTGGCCCGCCGAGCTGGCCCAGCAGATGCAGGCCCTGCGCGACACCCTGCAGCACGCCGGCCAGCCGCTCACCACGGCCCAGGTAGCCGCCCGCTTCAGGCGCCTCAAAGCCGAGAAGGTGCAGCCCCTGCTGGCTACCCTGGCCGCCCTGAGCCTGGTGCGGCAAACGGCCGACGGGGCTTACAGCTTGTAG
- a CDS encoding SBBP repeat-containing protein — protein sequence MPRPATSRLRTIIVLLLAGLFAGHRSGAQTAPAWASAYATGVPMGATDTRIMDADGNVYEVGLFGSQVSLGYSSTGNSTMLSTKGGWDGYLAKYTPTGALAWVHQFGSAGTDRANGVAVDAAGNVYVTGSFQHAIELDKGQTLDAGSYPGEKAFVARYDAQGTLSWARQSDTPPTYPVNCPPSIMGESVSLDAAGNVFVTGGYSSLDGISFGGRQLVPATTVATPNTTFSVSLSAATGAVQTLRNVFYSDCATGAGVIYFPQLLNAPDGGQYLVTNYLMAPSFETGKALPAPKSVQILVTRYNAAGQLEWVRSFGGANYSFLGQAATDAAGNLYITGTFRESLRFASTTVTGAGDNDGFLVKYSPQGTEQWVQAVVSPEDDMLYGLYVDAGGNSYVTGAFSNQARIGSATLSSAGNKDVLVAAYSPQGQMRWVQQAGGPGQDWGMRVSASAQGRLRVYGHACYYLSFGPDFDRIQGDYVGFMAELGATAFAALPTQPARPLPQGLYPNPATDQVRLPGLPTGTRVQLLDALGRIARETTVSVAAQVSVLGLAPGLYTLRATDKQGQQYAARLAVE from the coding sequence ATGCCCAGACCCGCTACTTCTCGCTTACGGACCATCATCGTATTGCTGCTGGCCGGGCTGTTTGCCGGCCACCGCTCCGGGGCCCAAACCGCGCCGGCCTGGGCTAGTGCCTACGCAACCGGCGTGCCGATGGGCGCCACCGACACGCGCATAATGGACGCCGACGGCAACGTGTATGAGGTCGGCCTCTTCGGCAGCCAGGTCTCCTTAGGCTATTCCTCCACGGGCAATTCCACCATGCTCAGTACCAAGGGCGGCTGGGATGGCTACCTGGCCAAGTATACGCCTACGGGTGCTCTGGCCTGGGTGCACCAGTTCGGCTCGGCCGGCACCGACCGTGCCAATGGCGTGGCCGTGGATGCGGCGGGCAACGTCTACGTGACGGGCTCCTTTCAGCACGCCATCGAGCTGGACAAGGGCCAGACGCTGGACGCGGGCTCCTACCCCGGCGAAAAGGCCTTCGTGGCCCGCTACGACGCGCAGGGCACCCTTAGCTGGGCCCGGCAGAGCGACACTCCCCCCACGTACCCTGTCAACTGCCCTCCCTCTATCATGGGGGAATCTGTGAGTCTGGATGCTGCGGGCAACGTGTTCGTAACCGGCGGGTACAGCTCTCTTGATGGAATCAGCTTCGGGGGCCGGCAGCTGGTTCCCGCCACGACCGTTGCGACGCCCAACACCACGTTTTCGGTCAGTCTCTCAGCCGCCACGGGTGCCGTGCAGACCCTGCGGAACGTCTTTTACTCCGACTGCGCTACCGGCGCCGGCGTCATCTATTTCCCCCAGCTGCTGAATGCCCCCGATGGCGGCCAGTACTTGGTCACCAACTACCTCATGGCCCCGTCGTTCGAAACGGGCAAGGCATTGCCAGCGCCCAAAAGCGTTCAGATACTGGTGACCCGCTACAATGCCGCCGGCCAGCTGGAATGGGTCCGCTCGTTTGGCGGCGCCAACTATAGTTTCCTGGGGCAGGCCGCTACCGACGCGGCCGGCAATCTGTACATTACCGGCACGTTCAGGGAGTCGCTGCGCTTTGCCTCCACCACCGTCACGGGCGCCGGCGACAACGACGGCTTCCTGGTCAAGTACTCGCCCCAGGGCACTGAGCAGTGGGTGCAGGCCGTCGTCAGCCCCGAAGACGACATGCTTTATGGCTTATACGTTGATGCGGGCGGCAATTCGTACGTTACCGGTGCCTTCAGCAACCAGGCCCGCATTGGGTCGGCTACGCTTTCCTCCGCCGGCAACAAGGATGTACTGGTAGCGGCCTACTCTCCGCAGGGGCAGATGCGCTGGGTGCAGCAGGCCGGCGGCCCCGGGCAGGACTGGGGCATGCGGGTGAGTGCATCGGCGCAGGGCCGCCTGCGCGTATACGGCCATGCATGTTATTACCTCTCGTTCGGGCCGGATTTCGACCGTATCCAGGGAGATTATGTAGGCTTTATGGCCGAACTAGGAGCTACTGCTTTCGCTGCCCTACCTACCCAGCCGGCCCGGCCCTTGCCGCAGGGGCTGTACCCCAACCCCGCCACCGACCAGGTACGCCTGCCCGGCCTGCCCACCGGCACCCGTGTGCAGCTGCTCGACGCGCTGGGCCGGATAGCCCGCGAAACCACGGTTTCGGTTGCTGCCCAGGTATCGGTACTGGGCCTGGCGCCGGGCCTCTACACGCTCCGCGCCACGGATAAGCAAGGCCAGCAGTACGCTGCCCGCCTGGCAGTAGAGTAG
- a CDS encoding APC family permease: MPEEQQGHFQRAITLFDAIMIVTGSMIGSGIFIVSADIARQVGSSGWLLVVWLLTGVITLAGAVSYGELASMFPKVGGQYVYLREAFGRLTAFLYGWTLFLVIQTGVIAAVAVAFAKFTGVLVPWFSVKNVLFSLGPFDFSSVQLLAIILIIAITALNAQGVRTGKLIQNVLGSTKLVALALLIIGGLVLGMNAEAVQANFADLWTATRYPAPGVSASPLPLNLSGLVFAIGMAMTGSLFSSDSWNNIGFAGEEIVNPERTLVRSMAIGTGIVTVLYILVNVVYLLALPLVGSPEATTLAGRGIQYATDDRVATAIAEQVLGPAGAIVMAVLIMLSTFGANNGIILSGARAYYAMAKDGLFFSGLARLNAAGVPARALWVQCLWASLLCLSGSYGQLLNYVMFSVILFYVVTIIGIFVLRRTRPEAPRPYRAWGYPLVPGIYIVLASLFCIILLIAPDTAEYSRYGLLLVALGVPVYFIFRSRLGATPAA, from the coding sequence ATGCCCGAAGAACAGCAAGGCCACTTTCAGCGCGCCATTACCCTCTTTGACGCCATCATGATTGTGACCGGGAGCATGATTGGCTCCGGTATTTTTATCGTATCGGCCGATATTGCCCGGCAGGTGGGCAGCAGCGGCTGGCTGCTGGTGGTGTGGCTGCTCACGGGCGTTATCACCCTGGCCGGGGCCGTAAGCTACGGGGAGCTGGCTTCCATGTTCCCCAAGGTGGGCGGGCAGTACGTGTACCTGCGCGAAGCCTTTGGCCGCCTCACCGCCTTCCTCTACGGCTGGACGCTGTTTCTCGTGATTCAGACCGGCGTCATTGCCGCCGTGGCCGTGGCCTTCGCCAAGTTTACCGGCGTGCTGGTGCCCTGGTTTTCGGTGAAGAACGTGCTGTTCAGCCTCGGGCCGTTTGATTTCAGCAGCGTGCAGCTCCTGGCCATTATCCTGATTATAGCCATTACGGCCCTCAACGCCCAGGGCGTGCGCACCGGTAAGCTCATTCAGAACGTGCTGGGCTCCACCAAGCTGGTAGCCCTGGCTTTGCTCATCATCGGCGGGCTGGTGCTGGGCATGAACGCCGAAGCCGTGCAGGCCAACTTTGCCGATCTGTGGACGGCCACCCGCTACCCGGCCCCCGGCGTATCGGCTTCACCCCTGCCCCTGAACCTGTCGGGCCTGGTTTTCGCCATCGGCATGGCCATGACCGGCTCCCTCTTCTCCTCCGACTCCTGGAACAACATCGGCTTCGCGGGCGAGGAAATCGTGAACCCCGAGCGGACGCTGGTGCGCAGCATGGCCATCGGCACGGGCATCGTCACGGTCCTCTACATCCTCGTCAATGTGGTGTACCTGCTGGCGCTGCCCCTGGTTGGCTCTCCCGAGGCCACCACCCTGGCCGGCCGCGGCATCCAGTACGCCACCGACGACCGGGTAGCCACCGCCATTGCCGAGCAGGTGCTGGGGCCGGCCGGCGCCATCGTTATGGCCGTGCTCATCATGCTCAGTACCTTCGGGGCCAACAATGGCATCATCCTGAGCGGGGCCCGCGCCTACTACGCCATGGCCAAGGATGGCCTGTTCTTCTCCGGCCTGGCCCGGTTGAACGCGGCCGGTGTGCCGGCCCGCGCCCTGTGGGTGCAGTGCCTGTGGGCTAGTCTACTGTGTTTGAGCGGCTCCTACGGGCAGCTGCTCAACTACGTTATGTTCTCGGTGATTCTGTTTTACGTAGTCACCATCATCGGCATTTTCGTGCTGCGCCGCACCCGGCCCGAGGCCCCGCGCCCCTACCGCGCCTGGGGCTACCCGCTGGTGCCGGGCATCTACATCGTGCTGGCTTCGCTGTTCTGCATCATCCTGCTCATTGCCCCCGATACAGCCGAGTACTCCCGCTACGGCCTGCTGCTGGTAGCCCTGGGCGTGCCGGTGTACTTCATCTTCCGCAGCCGCCTGGGTGCCACCCCGGCCGCGTAG
- a CDS encoding carboxypeptidase-like regulatory domain-containing protein, with the protein MSQNPYENDNTAWEEEERALSAGNTRLGLIVGAVLLLAGLGIAFAPGTTKKADGTSTSFAGAVLLDGEASVTGSAEKPAEAVATTEEADEADPAVKTTKTTTTAKTAAPAVATAATVAAPATEAAPAAAVVEEAPVVAAAPAPAVEEAPATTNLKGRVLDENGQPMAGATVFLNGSKKIASTDANGNYTIDVPVGENTLTYGYGGYNDQVTRARTGQAVNVTLLPKDGAKRRRR; encoded by the coding sequence ATGAGCCAGAACCCTTACGAAAACGATAACACTGCCTGGGAAGAGGAAGAGCGGGCCCTGTCTGCGGGCAACACGCGCCTTGGCCTGATTGTGGGCGCGGTGCTGCTGCTGGCCGGCCTGGGCATTGCCTTCGCCCCCGGCACCACCAAGAAAGCCGATGGTACGTCTACCTCTTTCGCCGGCGCCGTGCTGCTCGACGGGGAAGCCAGCGTAACGGGCTCCGCCGAGAAGCCGGCTGAAGCCGTCGCTACGACCGAAGAAGCCGACGAGGCCGACCCCGCCGTGAAAACCACCAAAACCACGACGACCGCCAAAACCGCTGCTCCGGCCGTGGCCACGGCCGCTACGGTAGCCGCCCCTGCTACCGAAGCTGCTCCCGCGGCCGCCGTGGTGGAGGAAGCCCCCGTGGTAGCTGCTGCACCGGCTCCAGCCGTGGAGGAAGCCCCTGCTACGACCAACCTGAAAGGCCGCGTGCTGGATGAGAACGGGCAACCCATGGCTGGGGCCACCGTGTTCCTGAACGGCTCGAAGAAAATTGCCAGCACCGATGCCAACGGCAACTACACCATTGATGTGCCGGTAGGCGAAAACACGCTCACCTACGGCTACGGCGGCTACAACGACCAGGTAACCCGCGCCCGCACCGGACAGGCCGTAAACGTGACGCTGCTGCCCAAGGACGGCGCCAAGCGCCGCCGCCGGTAG
- a CDS encoding NAD(P)/FAD-dependent oxidoreductase produces MHLVIIGNGIAGVTCAQTARRLQPGARITLVSSESPHHFSRPALMYLYMGHMRWPDVKPFEDWYWTENRLELIHDHATTIDANQQQVHLAAGPPLSYDALLLATGATTRYHGWPGQHLRGVQGLVSKADVELMAASTPGVQQAVVVGGGLIGVELAEMLRARRIAVTLLVRDAHYWGSVLPAKEAALVDAELRRHGVQVHYGTELAEILGDGAGRVRAVRTSAGQELPAQWVGIATGVQPNIGLATGTGIETDRGILVDELLQTSVPGIYAAGDCAQRRQPPPGEAAIEPLWYTGRMQGETVAHTICGQPTPLPARPLV; encoded by the coding sequence ATGCACCTGGTCATCATCGGCAACGGCATTGCGGGCGTAACGTGCGCCCAAACGGCGCGGCGGCTCCAGCCCGGGGCCCGCATCACGCTGGTTTCATCCGAAAGCCCGCACCACTTCTCGCGCCCGGCCCTCATGTACCTCTACATGGGCCATATGCGCTGGCCCGATGTGAAGCCCTTCGAAGACTGGTACTGGACTGAAAACCGCCTGGAGCTCATCCACGACCACGCCACCACCATTGACGCCAACCAGCAGCAGGTGCACCTGGCGGCCGGCCCGCCCCTTTCCTACGACGCGCTGCTGCTGGCTACCGGCGCCACCACCCGTTACCATGGCTGGCCCGGCCAGCACCTGCGGGGCGTGCAGGGCCTCGTCTCGAAAGCCGACGTGGAGCTGATGGCCGCCAGTACCCCAGGGGTGCAGCAGGCCGTGGTAGTCGGCGGTGGCCTCATAGGGGTGGAGCTGGCCGAGATGCTGCGCGCCCGCCGCATAGCCGTTACCCTGCTGGTGCGCGATGCTCACTACTGGGGCTCGGTGCTGCCCGCCAAGGAAGCCGCCCTGGTAGATGCCGAGCTGCGACGCCACGGCGTGCAGGTGCACTACGGCACCGAGCTAGCCGAAATCCTGGGCGACGGCGCGGGTCGGGTGCGGGCCGTGCGTACTTCGGCCGGCCAGGAGCTGCCCGCGCAGTGGGTAGGCATTGCCACGGGCGTGCAGCCCAATATTGGGCTGGCGACTGGCACAGGCATTGAAACCGACCGGGGCATTCTGGTGGATGAGCTGCTGCAAACCTCCGTGCCGGGCATCTACGCGGCCGGTGACTGCGCCCAGCGCCGCCAGCCCCCGCCCGGCGAGGCAGCCATTGAGCCCCTCTGGTACACCGGCCGCATGCAGGGCGAAACCGTGGCGCACACCATCTGCGGGCAGCCCACCCCCCTACCGGCGCGGCCCCTGGTTTAA
- a CDS encoding 4Fe-4S dicluster domain-containing protein — MTTLPIFSDQPLAQPVPDTSPAERGWLAAVALGLLALLVAAAAPEGLRGSAFWLGLGALSAGTLGWSRYKFGQGPAGVRHNNLWARASTSRGAVAWVTGLVLTGFYVVLYWWPQYLENLIRPLDGLSYALRHKPADQWFLYGTFYTLAVLLMGGRALYKYRHSPYQRVRTVSVVFFQLGFAWLLPGLLLALQKPEFYFSYFWPLKYDYLFPGTVDYLVRDGQALGVFMVFWGAVMSLVATPVLTYFFGKRWYCSWVCGCGGLAETAGDPYRHLSDKSRAAWRWEVRLIYPILGFILLVTALLWLGAAGVLPGWFTTPHSSGLPLVDGLSPVEGLSKVYGFFIGSIFSGVIGVGFYPILGNRVWCRFGCPMAAYLGLLQKHFSRFRISTNGGQCISCGNCSNVCEMGIDVKQYAQRGEPIIRAACVGCGLCSTACPRGVLNLENGPRDGRYQASPLISAESLRILG; from the coding sequence ATGACGACCCTCCCTATCTTCTCTGACCAACCCCTAGCTCAACCCGTTCCCGACACTTCACCGGCAGAGCGGGGCTGGCTAGCGGCTGTAGCGCTGGGGCTGCTGGCGTTGCTGGTAGCGGCAGCGGCCCCGGAAGGGCTGCGCGGGTCGGCGTTCTGGCTGGGGCTGGGGGCGCTGAGTGCGGGCACGTTGGGCTGGAGCCGGTATAAGTTCGGTCAGGGCCCGGCTGGCGTGCGGCACAACAACCTGTGGGCACGTGCCAGCACGTCCCGGGGCGCGGTGGCCTGGGTGACGGGCCTGGTGCTCACGGGCTTCTACGTGGTGCTGTACTGGTGGCCGCAGTACCTGGAAAACCTTATCCGTCCGCTCGATGGCCTGAGCTACGCTTTGCGCCACAAGCCGGCCGACCAGTGGTTTCTGTACGGAACCTTCTATACGCTGGCCGTGCTGCTGATGGGCGGCCGGGCCCTGTACAAGTACCGTCACTCACCCTACCAGCGGGTGCGCACGGTATCGGTGGTGTTTTTCCAACTTGGCTTTGCCTGGCTGCTGCCGGGGCTGCTGCTGGCTCTCCAGAAGCCGGAGTTCTACTTCAGCTACTTCTGGCCCCTTAAGTACGACTACCTCTTCCCCGGCACCGTGGACTACCTCGTGCGCGACGGGCAGGCCCTGGGCGTGTTTATGGTGTTCTGGGGCGCGGTGATGTCACTGGTAGCCACGCCCGTACTCACGTACTTCTTCGGCAAGCGCTGGTACTGCTCCTGGGTGTGCGGCTGCGGGGGCCTGGCCGAAACCGCCGGCGACCCGTACCGTCACCTCTCCGACAAAAGCCGGGCGGCCTGGCGCTGGGAAGTGCGCCTTATCTACCCCATTCTGGGCTTTATCCTGCTGGTGACGGCGCTGCTGTGGCTGGGCGCGGCGGGTGTGCTGCCGGGTTGGTTCACTACTCCGCACAGCTCGGGGCTGCCGCTGGTGGACGGGCTGAGCCCGGTGGAGGGCCTAAGCAAAGTCTACGGGTTCTTTATCGGCTCTATCTTCTCGGGTGTTATCGGGGTGGGCTTCTACCCTATCCTAGGCAACCGGGTGTGGTGCCGCTTCGGCTGCCCAATGGCGGCCTACCTGGGGCTGCTGCAGAAGCACTTTTCCCGCTTCCGGATCAGCACCAACGGCGGGCAGTGCATCAGCTGCGGCAACTGCTCCAACGTGTGCGAAATGGGCATCGACGTAAAGCAGTACGCCCAGCGCGGGGAGCCCATCATCCGGGCCGCGTGCGTGGGCTGCGGCCTGTGCAGCACGGCCTGCCCCCGCGGCGTGCTCAACCTGGAAAACGGCCCGCGTGATGGGCGGTACCAAGCCTCGCCGTTGATTTCGGCGGAAAGCCTGCGGATATTGGGGTAG
- a CDS encoding macro domain-containing protein, with translation MQTVKGDLIQKACAGEFDVIVHGCNCFCTMGAGIAKTIKQVFPVAYQADLATNSGDETKLGTYSAAQVKVNDKYLVIINAYTQYQWRGTGINANYDAIRQIFRLIKQDYAGKRIGYPAIGAGLAGGDWSIIAGIINEELAGENHVFVQWQK, from the coding sequence ATGCAGACCGTGAAAGGGGATTTGATTCAGAAAGCCTGCGCCGGAGAATTTGATGTGATTGTACATGGCTGTAACTGCTTTTGCACAATGGGGGCAGGTATTGCAAAGACAATCAAGCAGGTGTTCCCCGTTGCGTATCAAGCCGACTTGGCAACTAATTCGGGCGACGAAACCAAACTTGGTACTTACTCTGCTGCTCAGGTGAAGGTCAACGATAAATATCTGGTAATCATCAATGCCTATACTCAATATCAGTGGCGAGGCACGGGTATTAATGCGAACTATGACGCCATTCGGCAGATATTTCGGTTAATCAAGCAAGACTATGCAGGTAAGCGTATCGGGTATCCTGCAATTGGAGCAGGATTGGCAGGTGGTGACTGGTCAATTATTGCTGGCATTATCAATGAAGAGCTTGCCGGCGAGAACCATGTTTTCGTGCAATGGCAGAAGTAA